One segment of Antennarius striatus isolate MH-2024 chromosome 5, ASM4005453v1, whole genome shotgun sequence DNA contains the following:
- the si:ch211-286o17.1 gene encoding hematopoietic progenitor cell antigen CD34 isoform X1: MAASALQRINKIFKMLVIALLLTMSVSNAKVMANEEEIVSMTIPPVEAEAQIRGDMIPEMTEAHGPEDQQVLVFPSVGTLEPTAASQTEAGDQNDGVAPEKVADNTVKANTDVPKVIEAETPAPMPARGDGPNNKPKLLPLDGVVCVGKEAIQDKNGVNLKLKAASNCENSKAKIESVLQELCDRDCKLEIFQEDNTDEIIVSGQYVEADVSGMTKKFNNDNIKIKTDVEEAAPRWERNSKLVLVSMLLSGLLLAAFLVSGYYLKTHRKNSKGVRLAESFQVDDENQANTLVSVAPLPQEPLDKPVVNGESPPENGNNPTPTTNGHSATQLPVADTEM, translated from the exons CAAAAGTTATGGCAAATGAAGAGGAAATCGTCTCAATGACCATCCCACCTGTGGAAGCAGAGGCACAGATACGAGGAGACATGATTCCAGAGATGACTGAAGCCCATG GGCCAGAGGATCAACAGGTGTTGGTTTTCCCTTCTGTGGGAACACTTGAACCGACAGCAGCATCACAAACAGAGGCAGGAGACCAGAATGATGGTGTAGCTCCAGAGAAGGTTGCTGACAACACAGTAAAAGCAAACACTGATGTACCAAAAGTAATTGAAGCAGAGACCCCAGCGCCGATGCCAGCCAGAGGAGACGGCCCAAATAACAAACCAAAG CTGTTGCCGCTGGATGGTGTTGTCTGTGTTGGCAAAGAGGCGATCCAGGACAAAAATGGTGTCAATCTAAAACTCAAGGCTGCCTCCAATTGT GAAAACTCCAAAGCAAAGATTGAAAGTGTACTGCAGGAACTCTGTGATAGAGACTGTAAACTAGAAATCTTCCAGGAGGACAACACTGATGAAATTATTGTGTCTGGACAGTATGTCGAAG ctGATGTTTCCGGCATGACTAAGAAGTTCAACAATGACAACATCAAAATTAAG aCTGATGTGGAAGAAGCTGCTCCTCGCTGGGAAAGGAACTCTAAATTAGTGCTGGTTTCCATGCTGCTGAGTGGCTTGTTGCTGGCTGCATTTCTGGTATCTGGTTATTACCTCAAGACACACCGCAAGAACTCCAAAGGGGTCAGACTG GCTGAATCCTTTCAGGTAGATGATGAGAACCAGGCCAACACCCTGGTGTCTGTGGCCCCCCTGCCCCAGGAACCCCTTGACAAGCCAGTTGTCAATGGCGAATCTCCACCAGAAAATGGgaacaaccccacccccaccactaATGGACACTCTGCCACCCAGTTACCAGTTGCTGACACAGAGATGTGA
- the si:ch211-286o17.1 gene encoding hematopoietic progenitor cell antigen CD34 isoform X2 encodes MGPSLFSLQRMSVKLISSHAKVMANEEEIVSMTIPPVEAEAQIRGDMIPEMTEAHGPEDQQVLVFPSVGTLEPTAASQTEAGDQNDGVAPEKVADNTVKANTDVPKVIEAETPAPMPARGDGPNNKPKLLPLDGVVCVGKEAIQDKNGVNLKLKAASNCENSKAKIESVLQELCDRDCKLEIFQEDNTDEIIVSGQYVEADVSGMTKKFNNDNIKIKTDVEEAAPRWERNSKLVLVSMLLSGLLLAAFLVSGYYLKTHRKNSKGVRLAESFQVDDENQANTLVSVAPLPQEPLDKPVVNGESPPENGNNPTPTTNGHSATQLPVADTEM; translated from the exons CAAAAGTTATGGCAAATGAAGAGGAAATCGTCTCAATGACCATCCCACCTGTGGAAGCAGAGGCACAGATACGAGGAGACATGATTCCAGAGATGACTGAAGCCCATG GGCCAGAGGATCAACAGGTGTTGGTTTTCCCTTCTGTGGGAACACTTGAACCGACAGCAGCATCACAAACAGAGGCAGGAGACCAGAATGATGGTGTAGCTCCAGAGAAGGTTGCTGACAACACAGTAAAAGCAAACACTGATGTACCAAAAGTAATTGAAGCAGAGACCCCAGCGCCGATGCCAGCCAGAGGAGACGGCCCAAATAACAAACCAAAG CTGTTGCCGCTGGATGGTGTTGTCTGTGTTGGCAAAGAGGCGATCCAGGACAAAAATGGTGTCAATCTAAAACTCAAGGCTGCCTCCAATTGT GAAAACTCCAAAGCAAAGATTGAAAGTGTACTGCAGGAACTCTGTGATAGAGACTGTAAACTAGAAATCTTCCAGGAGGACAACACTGATGAAATTATTGTGTCTGGACAGTATGTCGAAG ctGATGTTTCCGGCATGACTAAGAAGTTCAACAATGACAACATCAAAATTAAG aCTGATGTGGAAGAAGCTGCTCCTCGCTGGGAAAGGAACTCTAAATTAGTGCTGGTTTCCATGCTGCTGAGTGGCTTGTTGCTGGCTGCATTTCTGGTATCTGGTTATTACCTCAAGACACACCGCAAGAACTCCAAAGGGGTCAGACTG GCTGAATCCTTTCAGGTAGATGATGAGAACCAGGCCAACACCCTGGTGTCTGTGGCCCCCCTGCCCCAGGAACCCCTTGACAAGCCAGTTGTCAATGGCGAATCTCCACCAGAAAATGGgaacaaccccacccccaccactaATGGACACTCTGCCACCCAGTTACCAGTTGCTGACACAGAGATGTGA